One window of Methylococcus sp. EFPC2 genomic DNA carries:
- the treZ gene encoding malto-oligosyltrehalose trehalohydrolase yields the protein MVRRYHPMPFGAEVLPDGRVRFRLWAPEAQRVDLCLVDRNPEAIISMASEAEGWRQVTTDQATRDTAYLFRIDGGHRVPDPASRFQLEDVHGSSRVVDPAAFAWSDDGWRGRPWEETVFYELHVGTFTSEGTFQATSRRLDRLHQLGVTAIQLMPVAEFPGRRNWGYDGALKFAVESAYGGPDDLKELVQTAHELGLMVFLDAVYNHFGPEGNYLHLYVPAFFSREPRTPWGDAINFDGEGSHWVRSFFVHNALYWLEEYHLDGLRLDAVHAIHDDSQPGIVEEIADAVRQRIGGNRTVHLVLENDDNIAAYLERDESGCARRYQAQWNDDIHHALHVLLTGEAGGYYRDYSDRPMDQLGRCLSEGFAYQGEPSPHRNGNRRGEPSRHLPPTAFVSFLQNHDQIGNRAFGERITQLASAESVRAAMAILLLAPSPPLLFMGQEWGSRQPFAFFCHFEPALAEQVTEGRRREFAGLPQFRDPVSLDSIPDPSAEETFRDSTLDWQTAETTEGRQWLAWHRELLSLRRLEIVPRLAGIRGNAADFRAFGERSLLVRWLLGDDSQLVLLANLGPDATPAIEWPEGRLLFALPEALATPSPLLGLPGWSVAWFIREVPDT from the coding sequence ATGGTGCGTCGATATCACCCCATGCCCTTCGGGGCCGAAGTGCTTCCCGACGGGCGCGTGCGCTTCCGGCTCTGGGCGCCCGAAGCGCAACGGGTGGATCTGTGCCTGGTGGACCGAAATCCCGAAGCGATCATATCCATGGCGTCGGAAGCGGAAGGCTGGCGCCAGGTGACCACCGACCAGGCGACCCGCGACACAGCTTACCTGTTCCGCATCGACGGCGGGCACCGGGTGCCCGACCCGGCCTCGCGCTTTCAGCTGGAGGACGTGCACGGTTCCAGCCGGGTCGTCGATCCGGCCGCGTTTGCATGGTCCGACGACGGCTGGCGAGGACGGCCATGGGAGGAGACCGTATTTTACGAGCTGCACGTGGGGACCTTCACCTCGGAGGGGACGTTTCAGGCTACCAGTCGGCGGCTTGATCGTCTGCACCAGTTGGGCGTAACGGCGATCCAGCTGATGCCGGTCGCCGAATTTCCGGGCCGGCGTAACTGGGGCTACGACGGCGCCCTCAAGTTCGCGGTGGAAAGCGCCTACGGCGGCCCGGATGATCTGAAAGAGCTGGTGCAAACGGCCCATGAGCTGGGCCTGATGGTCTTCCTGGATGCCGTGTACAACCACTTCGGACCGGAAGGCAATTACCTCCATCTCTATGTGCCGGCGTTCTTTAGCCGGGAGCCTAGGACGCCTTGGGGCGATGCCATCAATTTCGACGGCGAGGGCAGCCATTGGGTCAGAAGCTTCTTCGTCCACAACGCCCTCTACTGGCTCGAGGAATACCATCTGGACGGACTCCGTCTGGATGCCGTACACGCGATCCACGACGATTCGCAGCCGGGCATCGTGGAGGAAATCGCCGATGCGGTGCGGCAGCGCATCGGCGGCAATCGAACCGTCCATCTGGTGCTGGAGAACGACGATAACATCGCCGCTTATCTCGAACGCGATGAAAGCGGATGTGCGCGCCGCTACCAGGCGCAATGGAACGACGACATCCACCATGCCCTGCATGTGCTCCTGACGGGCGAAGCGGGCGGCTACTACCGGGATTATTCGGATCGTCCCATGGATCAATTGGGGCGCTGTCTCAGCGAGGGATTCGCGTATCAGGGCGAGCCCTCGCCTCACAGAAATGGCAACCGGCGCGGCGAGCCGAGCCGGCATCTCCCGCCGACGGCTTTCGTGAGCTTCCTGCAGAACCATGACCAGATCGGCAATCGCGCATTCGGCGAGCGCATCACCCAGCTTGCATCCGCCGAATCGGTGCGGGCCGCGATGGCCATACTGCTCCTGGCGCCCTCGCCGCCGCTCCTGTTCATGGGACAGGAATGGGGCAGCCGCCAACCGTTCGCCTTTTTTTGCCACTTCGAGCCGGCATTGGCGGAACAGGTGACCGAAGGACGCCGGCGGGAATTCGCCGGGCTTCCTCAATTCCGCGACCCGGTCTCGCTGGATTCGATCCCCGACCCTTCCGCCGAGGAAACCTTCCGGGACTCCACGCTCGATTGGCAAACGGCGGAAACCACCGAAGGCCGGCAATGGTTGGCTTGGCACCGTGAGCTACTGAGCCTGCGCCGCCTGGAAATCGTCCCCCGTCTCGCCGGCATCCGGGGGAATGCGGCGGACTTTCGCGCGTTCGGCGAGCGGAGCTTGCTCGTACGATGGCTGCTCGGCGACGACTCGCAACTGGTGCTGCTCGCCAATCTGGGGCCCGATGCGACGCCCGCCATCGAATGGCCCGAGGGGCGGCTTTTGTTCGCTCTGCCGGAAGCGCTGGCCACCCCATCGCCCCTTCTTGGCCTACCGGGCTGGTCGGTGGCCTGGTTCATACGGGAAGTGCCGGATACATGA
- the treY gene encoding malto-oligosyltrehalose synthase: protein MNEKVTPRATYRLQFNRNFTFVEATRRVPYLAALGISHVYASPCLKARAGSLHGYDIVDHNAFNPEIGSREEFEHFVDTLHDHGMGLILDIVPNHLGIAGGENTWWLDVLEHGQSSAYAAYFDIDWHPVKEALRSKVLLPVLGAQYGEVLERGELTLAFDSRRGEFAIRYYDHRFPLDPETYPVILAHEMDSLAARAAEESHAMTEWHGLVADFERLRAARGVPTERLRASAACKQCLAALFERSPSVRAFIEEKIAVYNGAAGHQGSFDLLHGLLEQQSFRLAYWRVAADEINYRRFFDVNELVCLRQENSEVFDATHRLLFALIADGSVDGLRVDHPDGLHDPRAYFRRLQDEACRGRDCLPGTATPREDKPLYLVAEKILAGYEHLPEDWAIDGDTGYAYANLVNGLFIYPGSERELTRLYARFTGIRSTFDEVWYDRKREIIRSQLSSELTVLANLLDGIAQAGRDTRDYTLNGLREALTEVVACFPVYRTYVTPESVSEDDRRFVDWAVAQAKRRSPAADTSVFDFIRDILLLSKLENREADYRGRVLRFAMRFQQYTAPVNAKGMEDTAFYVYNRLVALNEVGGDPRRFGVSPAAFHTTNQQRLRHWPRAMLNTSTHDSKRGEDVRARLDVISELVDEWPQMLTRWSRLNRRKKRPVDDAPAPSRNDEYLLYQTLLGTWPVEPLDASGLEQFRARIEAYMLKALREAKIHTSWINPNEAYEAAVTAFVRGLLDASAGKAFLADFLPFQQRVARFGLYNSLSATLLKLTSPGVPDIYQGTELWSFTLVDPDNRGPVDFNLRERTLRSLRDTDVAPDHLRSLIERLEEGRAKLHLIRKTLALRRDYPDVFAWGDYLPLESVGEKAEHLCSFARRREQITILVIAARWFARLLLGRDGLPLGTAVWGDTFIPLPDGAGGTVFKEVLSDRHVTTMAQDGRRLLRIGEVLSHFPVALLISADR from the coding sequence ATGAACGAAAAAGTCACGCCGCGCGCGACCTACCGGCTGCAATTCAACCGGAACTTCACCTTCGTGGAGGCGACACGCCGGGTGCCTTACCTCGCCGCGCTGGGCATCAGTCATGTCTATGCGTCGCCATGCCTCAAGGCACGTGCCGGCAGCCTGCACGGTTATGACATCGTCGACCATAATGCCTTCAACCCGGAAATCGGCAGTCGCGAGGAATTCGAGCATTTCGTCGATACGCTACACGACCACGGCATGGGCTTGATCCTGGATATCGTGCCGAATCATTTGGGCATCGCCGGCGGGGAAAATACCTGGTGGCTGGACGTCCTGGAGCATGGCCAGTCCTCGGCCTACGCCGCCTATTTCGACATCGACTGGCATCCGGTGAAGGAGGCCTTGCGTAGCAAGGTGCTGCTGCCCGTGCTGGGCGCTCAATACGGTGAGGTTCTGGAAAGGGGCGAGCTCACGCTCGCCTTCGACAGCCGGCGCGGCGAATTCGCCATACGTTATTACGACCACCGTTTTCCGCTCGATCCGGAAACCTACCCGGTCATTCTTGCCCACGAAATGGACAGTCTCGCCGCGCGCGCCGCGGAAGAAAGCCACGCGATGACGGAATGGCACGGCCTGGTCGCGGATTTCGAGCGGCTCCGCGCCGCCCGCGGCGTACCGACCGAACGGTTGCGCGCCAGCGCCGCCTGCAAGCAGTGCCTGGCCGCGCTGTTCGAGCGGTCGCCGTCGGTGCGCGCGTTCATCGAGGAAAAAATTGCCGTCTACAACGGTGCTGCGGGGCATCAGGGATCCTTCGACCTGCTGCACGGCCTGCTCGAGCAGCAGTCGTTCCGGCTGGCCTACTGGCGCGTGGCGGCCGACGAGATCAACTACCGGCGGTTTTTCGACGTCAACGAACTGGTCTGCCTGCGCCAGGAAAATTCCGAGGTCTTCGATGCCACCCACAGACTGTTATTCGCGCTGATCGCCGACGGCAGCGTGGATGGCTTGCGCGTCGACCACCCGGACGGATTGCACGATCCCCGGGCCTACTTCCGGCGGCTGCAGGACGAGGCCTGCCGGGGCAGGGACTGTCTTCCCGGTACGGCGACGCCCCGGGAAGACAAGCCGCTCTATCTGGTGGCGGAGAAGATCCTCGCCGGCTACGAGCATCTGCCGGAGGACTGGGCCATCGACGGCGACACGGGTTATGCGTACGCCAACCTCGTCAACGGATTGTTCATCTACCCGGGGTCCGAACGCGAGTTGACCCGGCTGTACGCGCGCTTCACCGGCATCCGCAGCACGTTCGACGAGGTGTGGTACGACCGCAAACGGGAGATCATCCGCTCCCAGCTTTCCAGCGAACTGACCGTGCTGGCCAACCTGCTCGACGGCATCGCCCAGGCCGGTCGGGATACGCGCGACTACACGCTGAACGGCCTGCGCGAGGCGCTCACCGAGGTGGTGGCCTGCTTTCCGGTCTATCGCACCTATGTCACGCCCGAATCCGTCAGCGAGGACGATCGCCGCTTCGTCGACTGGGCGGTGGCGCAGGCGAAGCGGCGCAGCCCCGCGGCGGACACTTCGGTCTTCGATTTCATCCGCGACATTCTGCTGCTGAGCAAGCTCGAAAACCGGGAGGCCGACTATCGAGGCCGGGTGCTGCGCTTCGCCATGCGCTTTCAGCAATACACGGCGCCGGTGAATGCCAAGGGCATGGAGGACACCGCTTTTTATGTGTACAACCGCCTGGTTGCGCTGAACGAGGTGGGCGGCGACCCGCGCCGTTTCGGGGTGAGTCCCGCCGCGTTCCACACGACCAATCAGCAGCGCTTGCGGCACTGGCCGCGGGCGATGCTCAACACCTCCACGCACGACAGCAAGCGCGGTGAGGACGTGCGCGCCCGCCTCGACGTGATCAGCGAACTCGTCGACGAGTGGCCTCAGATGCTCACCCGTTGGAGCCGGTTGAACCGGCGCAAGAAACGGCCGGTGGACGATGCGCCGGCGCCGTCCCGCAACGACGAATACCTGCTCTACCAAACCCTACTCGGCACCTGGCCCGTCGAACCCCTGGACGCATCGGGGCTGGAGCAATTCCGCGCGCGGATCGAGGCTTACATGCTGAAGGCGCTCAGGGAGGCGAAGATCCATACCTCCTGGATCAACCCGAACGAGGCTTACGAAGCGGCCGTCACGGCATTCGTGCGTGGACTGCTGGATGCCTCCGCGGGTAAGGCATTCCTGGCGGATTTTCTGCCCTTCCAGCAGCGCGTGGCGCGCTTCGGTTTGTACAACAGTCTCTCCGCGACGCTCCTGAAACTGACGTCGCCCGGCGTGCCGGATATCTATCAAGGGACGGAATTGTGGAGTTTTACTTTGGTCGATCCCGACAACCGGGGCCCGGTGGATTTCAATCTGCGTGAGCGGACCTTGCGCAGCCTGAGGGATACGGACGTCGCGCCCGATCACTTGCGCAGCCTGATCGAGCGTCTCGAAGAGGGTCGAGCAAAGCTCCATCTGATCCGCAAAACGCTCGCGCTGAGGCGGGATTACCCGGATGTCTTCGCCTGGGGCGATTACCTGCCCCTAGAGTCCGTTGGCGAAAAGGCCGAGCATTTGTGCTCTTTCGCGCGCCGCCGGGAGCAAATCACGATCCTGGTCATCGCCGCCCGCTGGTTCGCCCGCCTGTTGCTTGGGCGGGATGGTCTTCCCCTCGGAACGGCGGTGTGGGGCGACACTTTTATCCCCCTGCCCGATGGCGCCGGGGGCACGGTCTTCAAAGAGGTGCTAAGTGACCGGCATGTGACGACGATGGCGCAGGATGGCAGGCGTCTGTTACGCATCGGCGAGGTATTGAGCCATTTTCCGGTTGCGCTCCTCATTTCGGCTGATCGCTAG
- a CDS encoding isochorismatase family protein, producing MSFPLELGRRDALLLIDLQNDFLPGGALPVSESVPVVEAANAWLDRFRSHRLPVFASRDWHPSDHCSFRSHGGPWPVHCVAGTPGARFPPGLRWPDGAIFLDKAYARDREAYSVFDGTDLDCRLKNAGVDRLFIGGIATDYCVLHTVIQALALGYGVFVLTDAIAALNVHPGDGAAALERMCEAGALPIAIADVGA from the coding sequence ATGAGTTTTCCGCTCGAGCTAGGTCGCCGCGACGCATTGTTGCTGATCGACTTGCAGAACGACTTTCTTCCGGGCGGCGCCTTGCCGGTATCCGAGTCGGTGCCGGTCGTGGAAGCGGCGAACGCTTGGCTCGACCGCTTCCGTTCCCATCGGCTCCCGGTCTTCGCGAGCCGCGACTGGCATCCGTCCGATCACTGTTCGTTCCGCTCCCACGGTGGCCCCTGGCCTGTTCATTGCGTGGCGGGTACACCGGGCGCTAGGTTCCCGCCCGGCCTGCGCTGGCCGGATGGTGCGATCTTTCTCGACAAGGCGTATGCGCGGGACAGGGAGGCGTATTCGGTTTTCGACGGCACCGACCTGGATTGCCGTCTCAAAAATGCCGGCGTCGACCGGCTGTTCATAGGAGGCATCGCCACGGATTACTGTGTGTTGCACACGGTCATCCAGGCCCTCGCCTTGGGCTATGGCGTTTTTGTGCTCACCGATGCCATCGCCGCGCTGAATGTACATCCCGGCGACGGTGCCGCGGCGCTGGAACGGATGTGTGAGGCGGGTGCGCTCCCTATCGCCATCGCCGACGTGGGAGCTTGA
- a CDS encoding nicotinate phosphoribosyltransferase, which yields MLPAASALLTDVYQLTMLQAYYDHGQNERAAFEFFVRKLPIKRNFLVAAGLEQVLEYLETLRFTAEELDWLAGCGLFRGDFVETLANFAFTGDVYAMPEGTVCFPDEPLLRVEAPIREAQLVETRLINLLQYQTMVASKAARMALAAPGKLLVDFGLRRSHGAEAGLLAARAGFLTGLSGTATVLAGKLWGIPLYGTMAHSYVQAHDTELEAFEHFALSFPDACTWLIDTYDTEHAAAKLVPLAQALRERGIRVSGVRIDSGDLGQHARQVRHILDAGGLGDMQIFASGDLDEFRLADLVARAPIDGYGIGTRMNTSADAPYLDCAYKLQDYAGKPKRKRSEGKINWPGRKQVYRQWDDDGTMLGDVLTTAGDVQPGAPLLQPMMKSGRRLSPALALSEIRESAAAQIAALPEPLRTLEAAPPYPLHVAALLQALANEVDVYTFARNR from the coding sequence ATGCTGCCGGCCGCCAGCGCGCTCCTCACCGACGTTTACCAGCTCACCATGCTGCAGGCTTACTACGACCACGGCCAGAACGAACGGGCCGCTTTCGAGTTTTTCGTGCGGAAACTTCCGATCAAGCGCAACTTTCTGGTCGCGGCGGGGCTGGAACAAGTACTCGAATACCTGGAAACCTTGCGTTTCACCGCGGAAGAACTGGATTGGCTGGCCGGCTGCGGCTTGTTCCGCGGGGATTTCGTGGAAACGCTGGCGAACTTCGCATTTACCGGCGACGTCTATGCCATGCCGGAGGGAACGGTTTGTTTTCCGGACGAACCCCTGCTGCGCGTGGAGGCGCCGATCCGCGAGGCGCAATTGGTCGAAACCCGGCTGATCAACTTATTGCAGTATCAAACCATGGTCGCGTCCAAGGCGGCGCGCATGGCCCTGGCCGCGCCGGGCAAACTGCTGGTCGACTTCGGCCTGCGCCGTTCGCATGGCGCCGAGGCGGGACTGCTGGCGGCGCGCGCGGGTTTCCTCACGGGCCTATCGGGGACTGCTACGGTGCTGGCGGGCAAGCTGTGGGGCATTCCGCTCTACGGCACCATGGCCCATTCCTATGTACAGGCGCACGACACGGAACTGGAGGCGTTCGAACATTTTGCCCTGTCCTTCCCCGACGCCTGCACCTGGCTGATCGACACCTACGACACGGAGCATGCAGCGGCCAAGCTGGTACCGCTGGCGCAGGCCTTGCGCGAACGCGGGATCCGGGTCAGCGGCGTACGCATCGACAGTGGTGATCTGGGACAGCACGCTAGGCAGGTGCGCCACATCCTGGACGCCGGAGGATTGGGGGATATGCAGATATTCGCCAGCGGCGATCTGGACGAATTCAGACTCGCCGATCTGGTGGCTCGGGCTCCAATCGATGGATACGGCATAGGCACGCGGATGAATACCTCCGCGGACGCGCCCTATCTGGACTGCGCCTACAAACTGCAGGACTATGCCGGCAAACCCAAGCGCAAGCGCTCGGAGGGGAAGATCAACTGGCCGGGCCGCAAGCAGGTGTACCGGCAATGGGACGATGACGGGACGATGCTCGGCGACGTGCTGACCACCGCCGGCGATGTTCAGCCAGGCGCGCCCTTGTTGCAGCCGATGATGAAAAGCGGTCGACGCCTGTCGCCGGCGCTTGCACTGAGCGAGATACGCGAGTCCGCCGCGGCGCAGATCGCGGCGCTGCCCGAGCCTCTGAGGACATTGGAAGCCGCGCCCCCTTACCCGCTTCACGTCGCCGCACTGCTGCAGGCGCTCGCGAACGAGGTGGATGTCTATACGTTCGCGCGAAACCGTTAA
- a CDS encoding TolC family protein, producing MPKTEPHRPLNRFPEIVADPMLWSTRLAVWASLFTVVLSMAACALPPYKPEVGDVLAPQQAAPATRHSRWRPRTIEPDDSPVDKTDAAAVGRALVDPKKEYGLADLVDLGLRANPATRSAWEQARAAAAGLGMAEAAWLPVLTAKANAGYGQQTEAVFLFRGFTTTPSLGLSWTLFDFGRPAKIDQAAQRLVAADFNFNRTHQKVAYEVQRAYFAYVATQAEIDAAEATVRQTEKNAVSVRAQLANGLATRPEWLLAVQDKAKADYELQAARGKLSHSRAELAESLGITPDIELKVARIEALPLPETIEPTADGLIDQALSQRPDLSARLAELRAREAEIRKAEAAFWPTVSLNAKAGSTIFDYQYLSGPAPLPNNIRAGYLDYGAGISFEWNLFEGWASTNAVRQATAKRGEAQAEFDALQLQIIKDVWKSYADVKTALRKREFAIALLQAAEQSYYALKASYANGLSTVIELLTAERNLSSARDTEIESRTALLQAAAALVYASGDSNDRQ from the coding sequence ATGCCTAAAACCGAACCGCACCGACCGCTGAACCGTTTTCCGGAAATAGTCGCTGATCCCATGCTCTGGTCCACACGGTTGGCGGTATGGGCCAGCCTGTTCACCGTCGTTCTGTCCATGGCCGCTTGCGCGCTGCCGCCTTATAAACCGGAAGTCGGGGACGTCCTGGCCCCGCAACAGGCCGCTCCGGCCACGCGCCACAGCAGATGGCGCCCCAGGACGATCGAACCGGATGACTCACCGGTGGACAAGACCGATGCGGCAGCGGTGGGGCGGGCCCTGGTCGATCCGAAGAAAGAATACGGCTTGGCCGATCTGGTCGATCTCGGGCTGCGCGCCAATCCTGCTACCCGCTCGGCATGGGAGCAGGCCAGGGCGGCGGCGGCCGGTTTGGGCATGGCCGAGGCGGCCTGGCTTCCCGTCTTGACGGCTAAAGCCAATGCCGGCTACGGTCAGCAGACCGAGGCGGTGTTCCTGTTTCGCGGCTTTACCACCACCCCCAGCCTGGGACTTTCCTGGACGCTATTCGACTTCGGGCGCCCGGCCAAGATCGATCAGGCCGCGCAGCGGCTCGTGGCCGCCGATTTCAACTTCAACCGCACCCACCAGAAGGTCGCCTACGAGGTGCAGCGCGCCTATTTTGCCTATGTCGCCACCCAGGCCGAGATCGATGCCGCCGAGGCCACGGTGCGGCAGACGGAGAAAAACGCCGTATCCGTGCGGGCCCAGTTGGCGAACGGCCTGGCGACCCGGCCGGAATGGCTGCTTGCCGTGCAGGACAAGGCCAAGGCCGACTACGAACTGCAGGCGGCGCGGGGTAAACTGTCGCATAGTCGTGCGGAATTGGCGGAGAGCTTGGGCATCACGCCCGACATCGAGCTGAAAGTGGCAAGGATAGAAGCGCTACCCCTGCCGGAAACCATAGAGCCCACCGCCGACGGCCTGATCGACCAGGCCCTGAGCCAGCGCCCCGACCTGTCCGCCCGCCTGGCGGAACTTAGGGCCAGGGAAGCGGAAATCAGGAAAGCGGAGGCGGCGTTCTGGCCCACCGTGTCGCTGAATGCCAAGGCCGGTTCGACCATTTTCGACTACCAATACCTCTCCGGCCCGGCGCCTTTGCCCAATAACATTCGGGCGGGCTATCTGGACTATGGGGCCGGCATCAGCTTCGAGTGGAATCTGTTCGAGGGCTGGGCCAGCACCAACGCCGTCCGCCAAGCCACGGCCAAACGCGGGGAGGCTCAGGCGGAGTTCGACGCGCTGCAATTGCAGATCATCAAGGACGTGTGGAAAAGCTATGCCGATGTCAAAACCGCCTTGCGCAAGCGCGAATTCGCCATCGCCCTGTTGCAGGCCGCGGAGCAGTCCTACTATGCCCTCAAGGCAAGCTATGCGAACGGGCTTTCCACCGTCATCGAACTGCTGACCGCGGAGCGTAACCTGAGCAGTGCTCGCGACACCGAAATCGAAAGCCGCACGGCCTTGCTGCAGGCCGCGGCGGCGCTGGTTTATGCATCCGGCGACTCAAACGACAGGCAATAG
- a CDS encoding YtcA family lipoprotein, which yields MKRLALFGLLALQTFLLSACDPLLTIQGSFWPPWIVCIVSGMVLTTAMSLVFTTIRIDPYLGHPVIVYTCLWALLTFSTWLIGYAQ from the coding sequence ATGAAACGGCTCGCCCTTTTCGGCCTCCTGGCCCTGCAGACTTTCCTGCTCAGTGCCTGCGACCCCCTGTTGACCATACAGGGTTCGTTCTGGCCGCCCTGGATCGTTTGCATCGTATCCGGCATGGTGCTGACGACCGCGATGTCCCTGGTTTTCACGACAATCCGGATAGACCCGTATCTGGGCCACCCCGTGATCGTTTATACCTGCCTGTGGGCCTTGCTGACGTTCAGCACCTGGCTGATCGGTTATGCCCAATAG
- a CDS encoding biotin/lipoyl-binding protein, with protein sequence MNEQTKILLGRLLGGAIALGAVLTGLVVWNENIAHPRTNDAMVRANIVDIMPQHVSGRISELHVADNQWVKKGELLYVIDPRPYQAALARARARLQLAEKEVEADHASIEASHAKVKQAEHEQAAADAEIARMKAKAEYDQSYLQRIQPLLKQEFVTANKVNEATAARDASAAAVKDALARQRAATMGVDFAHKEHLQEEAKLAQFGDVYAKIEAARAEVQSAELDVEYCSVYAPFDAYVTNLNISVGQYVQPGQKLFALVDDRTWYVIADYKETYLRDIKPGMAVDVFLAPYPGKRFRGEVQGISWANYPDNIKEQGSLPTVERTLNWVVLASRFPVRIKLLERDPQYPFRMGMTAFTTVLGFAGEPAADPRQRP encoded by the coding sequence ATGAATGAACAAACGAAAATCCTGTTAGGCCGTCTGCTCGGGGGAGCCATCGCTCTCGGCGCCGTTCTGACAGGGCTTGTGGTGTGGAATGAAAACATCGCGCACCCCCGCACCAACGACGCCATGGTACGGGCCAATATCGTGGACATCATGCCCCAGCACGTCAGCGGCCGCATCAGCGAACTGCATGTCGCCGACAACCAGTGGGTCAAAAAGGGCGAGCTGCTCTACGTCATCGACCCGCGCCCTTATCAGGCGGCCCTCGCCCGGGCCAGGGCCAGGCTGCAGCTGGCCGAGAAGGAGGTGGAGGCCGACCACGCGTCCATCGAGGCCAGCCACGCCAAGGTGAAACAGGCAGAGCACGAACAGGCCGCCGCCGACGCGGAAATCGCCCGGATGAAGGCCAAGGCGGAGTACGACCAAAGCTATCTGCAACGCATCCAGCCGCTGCTAAAGCAAGAATTCGTCACCGCCAACAAGGTCAACGAGGCGACGGCGGCACGGGATGCCTCGGCGGCGGCGGTCAAAGACGCGCTGGCCCGGCAGCGCGCGGCGACCATGGGTGTCGACTTCGCCCACAAGGAACATCTGCAGGAGGAGGCCAAGCTGGCGCAGTTCGGCGACGTCTATGCCAAGATCGAAGCCGCCCGCGCCGAGGTGCAGAGTGCCGAACTGGATGTGGAATACTGCTCGGTTTACGCGCCCTTCGATGCCTATGTGACCAACTTGAACATCTCGGTCGGACAATACGTGCAGCCCGGGCAGAAACTGTTCGCGCTGGTCGACGACCGGACCTGGTACGTGATCGCCGATTACAAGGAAACCTATCTGCGGGACATCAAGCCGGGCATGGCGGTGGACGTGTTTCTCGCCCCCTATCCGGGCAAGCGTTTCCGCGGCGAAGTGCAGGGCATCAGTTGGGCCAACTATCCAGACAACATCAAGGAGCAGGGTTCGCTGCCGACCGTGGAAAGGACGCTGAACTGGGTGGTGCTGGCCTCCCGCTTCCCGGTGCGCATCAAGCTGCTGGAGCGCGACCCGCAGTATCCCTTCCGCATGGGCATGACAGCGTTCACCACCGTCCTGGGGTTTGCGGGCGAACCCGCTGCCGACCCCAGGCAACGGCCGTGA